The segment ATCAGATGATGCTCGGGCGCGGCAACGATATCGTCGATGCCGATCTGCTCATGATGAACGCGCGCGAAAAGGGCAGCTTCGACGCCTCCGTGGCGCGGTCGCTGCGCGAACCGCCGCTCGACTGAGCGAAATTTTTTGAGGGATATTAGTTTTCTATCAACCCTCATTGATTAGGCTGAGCCTCAACAAATTTACGAGGGGGCCCCAACCCCGAACCAACGCCCCGAACTTGAGGTAGGAATGATCGAAAATCAGAAGATTCGCCCCGCACAGGTGATCGGTCCGCTCGGCGAACCGCTGACGATCGACACGCTGCCGCCGCCGACCACCACCCGCTGGGTCGTCCGGCGCAAGGCAGAGGTCGTCGCAGCCGTCAATGGCGGCCTGTTGTCGATCGAGGAAGCGTGCATCCGCTATGGCCTGACCCCGGAAGA is part of the Sphingomonas sp. C3-2 genome and harbors:
- a CDS encoding DUF1153 domain-containing protein; the protein is MIENQKIRPAQVIGPLGEPLTIDTLPPPTTTRWVVRRKAEVVAAVNGGLLSIEEACIRYGLTPEEFAGWQRAVDRSGMPGLRVTRIQHYKSLYERQTF